AGCAATTCTGAGATTACCACTCCATTCAGCCCCAGGTGTTGGAAGGAATTTGAACATCAGATTTGGAGCATTCATAACGTAAGTTTCTCTATGATTTGAAAGTCTCAGCTCTCTCTTTCCCCTTACTTCCACCTCCACAGATGTACCTACAAAAGTTGGTTGGTGTAATGATAAGATTTCTATTACATTCTTAATCAAGAGTATATTAGTAATTAGATAGAAACGTCCTTTTTAGTACCGGTTGAAAATAGGAGGGAGAGAAAACAGAGGAGGTAAGAGaatcttttggacagttttaAGCTTGAGTTCTTATTACCCAGTAGAGTGGAGATTCGAAATATCTCGAATACTACTTGGGTTGCCTTGCAtttctttttaatctttttatatGAAAATAATTCTGATTTGGATTCTATTAGCTTTATAAATTGTGCAAAGACTAGAGTACATCTAACAAATAGTGACCACATAGAGGGGATTGATAACCGAGTATTTGCCACTGATATCATGTATTGTGAAGAAAACTGGATATTTTGAATACCATAAAATTTGGCAATAGGCTGCTGACACCATATCATTTCCAAGTTTTCCTTTTCATCAGTAGCATGGAGGGCACTCACTGGTGGATGATGTGAAACCTGACAAATTTTCATACAAAAGAAAGAGTCGGTAACTAAAGAAAGAGAGGAGTGTTGTTTGATAAGTAAAGATGTTTTTCATACAAATAGATTAAGTAAGAACCTGCTCAAGTAGAACATTTAGGGAGCCTGCTGAAGCATGATGGGTCTCTCCAAGAATTGGGTTGAAAGGAGAAATACCAAAAGTTAAAGGACGAAGAGTAGAAATGTTCCATGCTACAACAGCCACAAATCTGTCTATTGGGTTCTTCCCATTGTTGCACTTCCTTAACATGTCTTCATTGAAGCAATACACAGATTCACCATAACATTGAAGTTGTGATTTTGGCATGTTGAACTGTGGGGGTACCTGAAATTCAGTAATTCACATAAACCTTGTTATCCATCAATATTACTATGAATATTAGTTTTTTTGGGTCTGAGTTCAACTGGGGTGATGGGGAGATTCAATCATCATACAGTTTTACTTGAAAGGTCATGTAATTAAATAACTTTAAAGTCTTTACTAAGTATTCTAACGGCAAGGTGAGTTTAATTTGATAGTATGGAGTACATCTTTTGAAAGGTCTAGACATGtattatttctttttgaaataGAATGACAGTTGAGAAGTTGAGGGAGTTACCTTGAAGTGAGATAGATCAGATCCTGGCCGTACATCTTTAAAGAGGCTTAGGATGCGACTGAGTAGGTTAGGAGCTTTATACTCGGCCGCATCTGACCCTGCCTCCAACGAAACCGGTTTAGTCAAAGTAATTCTTCTCACCGCCCTTTCCGTGTCCTCTCCAGCACCCTATTAAATTTCCAGTATTTTTGTCAGTTCAGTTTCCCACGCGCTTCTTACGAGCGTCGTGTTCACGCACtcctaataaaaaataaactaacaAAAACAAAGGCATTTCCCACGTGCACCTTCTTTCAGCCTTGAGAAAAAGTAGTtccaataatttattaaaattaatacgATCTATTATACATACATAtagatacatacatacatatatatatatatattatgataCATTTACTCGtatcataaataataatatcacCCAACTtcttttaaattcaaacatgtGACATTATGATTgaaaatttttgtatttttctaaatttctaATTTAATAAAACAAAGAATGTAGGTATGATTTTTAAATGAATTTGGGTtcgtttaataataataaaagaatttttctttttcttttttctttttgaaattaatgatGATGAAAGAAGTTTGACAAAGGAGTATTCAAAATTTGAGGACAAGATCAGaaataaaaacattaaattCTCAGATGGTCCCTAATCTATTAGGTATCACCAATTAGAAATTTCAAATTGATGATACCCtaatgtattaaaataaaaacgttttcaaatacaataaatcaaagtaaaatatatataaaatatagtaaaatttcataaTCTATCCATGAATTATGAATCTAACCGTACTTACCGATGTTGATCattataaaatctaaaattttgctaattttaccatttataataattttctaaatcataaacaaaaataaatgaataaattaaaaataaatttataaaatatatatatatatatatatatatatatatatatatatattaatttattaatatatttaaatacaTCAACATGCTACTAAAATATTTCATCATCAAAATCTTATTCACCCAAAACAAAGTTCATTATTCACAACTAGATATATCTACGTACTTCAAATATTATACTCATAAAacaagatttaaaaaaaaatctaccaATACCCTTATTGTATATATCAATTGAATAATCTTCTTTACAAAAATGAAAAtctaaataaaatttaagatCCCAATTTTGGGTTCACACTTGTACacatttctttatctttttgccaaaaaaggaagaaaaaagctGTGCTAATAAATGGTCTTGTATGCATGATTGGGATATACATCTCCCCAATTGGCAAAACCATTATCTCCCCAATTGACAAAAACACGACAACAACCAAAGCCTCAGCCATTAATAGTCTCAAAGAGACATATCCATGTATCCATGTAGGCTTTTTCTCAATTCGAATATGGCTGGAAAATGAGGACAAACATTTGGGTCCTTGTCCAGATTTTATAAGGCTCGTCTAAGAACTAACTCAACCAACGTGCTCGTTAACGTTATTGATAAATGATAGATTATAATCCACCAACTCATTGTACTAAGAAATCTTAACTATCCCTCGAACACTATTCAAACTAATAAAGAcggatatttaaaaatagatatGTCTACTGTTTTACAACAAAATAAAGGAAGCCATAGATGAAATTTTACATATAAGTTCTAGAGAGCAAGCAAGGCATGCATGTGACTTGGTCCTATCAGATGATGGATCTTTGATCTATCATTTTATTGTACCATCAGAGATAGctataataaatacaaatactAAAGTTAGATGAACGTTCCTAACAACTACAGTTAACGATATAATGttcgaaagaaaaaaagaaaaaatatctaATTCTATTTATGAAATAGTCATCACATGTTACTTATTTGAGATAACACCACGTGACAAAGCATTTATCAtgtatttttctaatttttatattttaaatttagtttctaAGCAGTGtaaaatcaaactcaaaactTTGAACTAGAAGGTAAGATTAccataaattttgttatattgtaaCCTTAATTTTGATCATATTTTTGTGTAGTCATCCCaaaatttcaaagttaaaaacATAGATGATGGggaaatattgtttttcttcttaatttggtaagtttattattattattattattattattgttttcttaTGAGTCATATAGGGTAGGTAGTACTAGAAATTTGGTGGATTTGATCTTGTGGCAACAAGGCAGGTCACGTGGAGGTGTATACATTATTGTAAAAGAGAGTGGGtgcttttatttattatatcaattCAACCAACTTCAATGAAACTACTGACTTTACTTCTTTCTACTTATTTCATACGTACTTTACTTTGAGAACTCCATCCATCCGATATTTTTGTATCATCCATGTTTCTAAATTAAGAAATCATAGGGCCCTTTGGTAACTATTTACTATTTGGAGGATGTTTGAGACGTAGATTAAGAGTGTAATGGCAGAAAGTACAATTGGTTTTAATGATAAATACTAGACGATAGACGATATAAGTAATAAGAGTTCTCATATATATCTTTTACTAGCTAAATGTGAATTATAATAATTGAACTATAATAGTCGAAGATAAATTGTACTTCAaatagtttttttaattttttgtctttcttaaattttaaaagaaacttatttatccaatgattttcatatttattaagGAATATAGTAGAATTAttagtaaaatttaaaaaaataaataaaagaaaaactaaaaatgttcttggtttttttaaaacatcTGATAACAACTCAAGAAATTTATACATATAagtttataaattcttttaaaaacaaaagattaCAAATTAAATGGTTACCAAACAAGATTgtaaccatttttttaaattaacttATAAACACTactatagttttaaaaaaattgactaaaaataacttttagttttgaaatttaattactTAATCCAATCATGAAAGCATAGCAATTAAAGAAAATAGacttattcaaaaaaaaaaaaaaacaaaagcgCAAAATAGAGGTCTTAAATATTTGGTTTCCTTGGTGTCCAACAGTCTTCATAGGTTTatatattcaaaattataaattttttatcaCACCATATCACAAAAACCCACAAAACCCTTTACaaaatcaccccaaaataccAATGATCTATATATAGCCAAGATTATCATGATACCCAAGCACATATTTATTGAACCAAAATATGAGAAGGAAATGTCTCACATTTCTAGAACCTATTCATTCTTacaatactatttattatactCACTCAAGTTTTTCCCAACTTTATATTTCATAATAAATTGAGTCAAGTCGgttcaaaaaaatcaaattatatcTCTATATGAAACACAAACTGGTATTTGGAAGTTCTTTTTAAGCAATGATTTAAATTTACTTAattataaatcaaaatattgagCCTATCAATATTTGTctctatatttgaaaaaaaaaaaagagagagaaaagaataTACCCATATGGCCAATGggatttaatttcaaatatttttaatttcaaagtTATTAGTCCTTGAACAATAATCAAGGAAACATCAATTTCAATGAAATAcgtataatattttaaatatcttAAAAACTTTTAGGACattgaataaaatttaataaagttCTCCTCTATCAAATAACATATTACTAAAATTGGCTACAAATATAAATaactttcattttttaaaatttgaccatttaatcaaaataatttttttttttattaagctTTGTTTAGCCTAAATATAATATAACTTAACTAAAACACTATGGAATTAAGAAAATAAACGAAAATAAACGTAAAAGTTAAGTAAACAAACGAAGCCTAAGATGAAAACGCTCACAATATTTtaataatctttaaaaaaaattataaaaaaatagagCCAGCCGCGTGAACTCCAATGCCGCCATAAACGGCGGTTCTATCAGAGAAAACGATCACCGTCAAATACTAAACTATTTCGACGACAAATCCGAGATTCGTAGAAAGCGGCCGGAATACCGGTGTTGATTTCCAAAACCAGAGCGATACAAAAAGCGGTTTCCAGCCGTGTcaattttagaaagaaaaaaaaaagatgcaGATTGGAATTTAATGATGCAAGAGAGAAAGCGGTACATACCATAAGTGAAATCGGGGATCGACGTGTGGAAGAGGAGGAGTCGCCGGAGCCGGAGCCGGAGAAGAGAGAGGAAGTGTTGAAGGTTGGAGGGAAAGGGAATGGAAATAGGGAGAAAAGGGGGGGAAAAGGTGTGTGAAGAGAGAATAAGAATTTTGGCGATTTAAAAAGAAGGgattgaccaatcagaatttAGAGGGAAGGGAAGAGGGAACAATGTAATGCGCGGTGGTTTGGTTGctttttatatattatagttATAATATTCCTGTTTTATTTATTACGTCAGCGGTCTTTTTTACATTCTTTTAATATGTAATTTTTGgattatttgataattattaactataaatatttttatgtgaAAATTTTCTAACCATTTcccattcttttctttttcccttatcttttttttttcaaagattaggtttgttttttcttttttacaaatacttaaattataaaatagtaTATCTTTCATTTGATCCTATGatttagttttcttttctttttttcttttttttttttttgtcttataggttgagaattaaaattttcagaatgagtatatatatatatatatatatatatatatatatatatatatatatatatttttgcaAATTTTGGGTTATAGAAATATCACTCGCTCCACTTCAAAAATCAACCACCTCAAGAAAATTACAATCTAAAATTTTTTCCTTATTCATTTTAGAAGCAAAATTAGCCAAaatgcactacaagaaattgtaGCTCTCTCGATGCATCAAATCGTTAAGAAATATATCAAAACGTGTCGGAAAAAAATCTCCCAACATAGAAGCCCATCGGGAGATGGGTTAGGAAAACTTGTCAGAAGAGTATTTCTCGATGCAAACATAAAGAGGCGTTGGGAATTTATAACTCCTAACACTGGTATGAAGCGCGTGTATAACGTTGGATATATCTCTACCTTTTAAGTACGACTCTATCTCCCTATGCATTTTCTCTCGATAGGCTAAAGAAGCGTCAGGATGTACAGAATTTCTTACGACGATGtgaataattttattataaatacgaGGAAGAAAAGACAACCTGAAAATATTGATTTGTTATATCAATCTCAAATTTCACCCAATATCGTAGAGTTCCGAAAATGATTAGATTTTGATTCATGAATTAAAGTTAAGGAATCCGTTGAAGCAAACATTTAATAGCCTCATTTTATAAACCAATTTAAACCCTAGTAAAAAAAAGGGCAAAGCTTCCGCTGCAATGGCCTCAAGAAGTATATCACCTTGGCCTCCGCAATAGCCTTCAAAATCGTACCATGTGAATCACGAATTGTGACACCCAAACCCATCCTTCCCGTTAGAAGAATTGAAGCATCAATGTTCACTTTGATCTCTCCTTCCTCCGGCCGCCTCCATCTTCTAATTAATCTCCTCATCACCCAAATTCGACGCTTCCCATTCGACAATTAATTAACTTTTGTTCTCTTTAGGTACCATGTGGTCAACTAATGGCCACTCAAGTATATAAGGTATTCACTTTTGTTCAATTCACTTTATAAAGGTAAATATATgtacaatattttaaaaaaaaattatcaccAAATACCTATAAATCAATTATCCAAACAcctttttttgttatttaatctATTTTCTCAAAAATATGGTATAAAAGGTTGATTGATGTTTTCATTATAAATTTGCATGAGTTCAATGCTAATGTGAGAAGTGATTGACATTTCTTATATATCACAAAAAAAAGTTATGAAACATAAAAAAAGCAACCAACAACATATTAACTATATCggttaaaatttatttataaaggTTTATTTatccatttatatatatatatatatatatatatatatatatatagttttataATCTTTCCTAAAAGCACCAATCAACATCCATATTTTAGAGATAT
The sequence above is drawn from the Cucumis melo cultivar AY chromosome 2, USDA_Cmelo_AY_1.0, whole genome shotgun sequence genome and encodes:
- the LOC103494242 gene encoding oxysterol-binding protein-related protein 4C encodes the protein MGAGEDTERAVRRITLTKPVSLEAGSDAAEYKAPNLLSRILSLFKDVRPGSDLSHFKVPPQFNMPKSQLQCYGESVYCFNEDMLRKCNNGKNPIDRFVAVVAWNISTLRPLTFGISPFNPILGETHHASAGSLNVLLEQVSHHPPVSALHATDEKENLEMIWCQQPIAKFYGTSVEVEVRGKRELRLSNHRETYVMNAPNLMFKFLPTPGAEWSGNLRIACHDSGLEAELRFKGLSFFGFGGNARSIKGKIFDSLSSKPLYEVNGQWDRTVTVKNIESGEVAVIYNAKENIWRLRTPTVQDPRSVWPSESAVVWSEVSQGILSKDWEAAKRGKRALEEKQREIAREMASRGETWVPKHFTFSHTKEGGWDCTPIHKTVPPSPIVVPK